The following are encoded together in the Chaetodon trifascialis isolate fChaTrf1 chromosome 3, fChaTrf1.hap1, whole genome shotgun sequence genome:
- the LOC139329069 gene encoding parapinopsin-like, producing the protein MQPSLFSPNASSYLGPHGEPPLSHTGFIILSIIMAIFTFPAIILNATVIIVSLMHKQLRQPLNYALVNMAAADLGTAMTGGVLSVVNNALGYFSLGRAGCVMEGFAVSLFGITSLCTVALIAVERMFVVCKPLGQITFQKKHAVGGIALSWLWSLTWNLPPLFGWGRYELEGVGTSCAPDWHGRDPHNVSYILAYFAVCFAVPFAVILASYTKLMWTLHQVSKMACLEGGAVAKGEMKVASMVVLMVMTFLISWLPYAGLAMLVVYNPEVDIHPLVGTVPVYLAKSSTVYNPIIYIYLNKQFRKFAVPFLLCGKESSLEDEVSETTVETSSSRVSPA; encoded by the exons ATGCAACCAtctcttttttccccaaatgCTTCCTCCTACCTGGGCCCACATGGGGAGCCCCCTCTGTCGCACACTGGCTTCATCATTCTCTCCATCATTATGGCCATTTTCACCTTTCCGGCCATCATACTCAACGCTACAGTTATTATTGTGTCTCTCATGCACAAGCAGCTGAGGCAGCCGCTCAACTACGCTCTGGTGAACATGGCTGCGGCTGACCTGGGCACAGCCATGACCGGGGGGGTGCTGTCTGTGGTCAACAACGCCCTGGGGTACTTCTCCCTGGGAAGAGCAGGCTGCGTGATGGAGGGCTTTGCAGTGTCCTTGTTCG GCATCACATCTCTGTGCACAGTTGCTCTGATCGCAGTGGAGAGGATGTTTGTTGTGTGTAAGCCGTTGGGGCAGATAACCTTCCAAAAAAAGCACGCCGTTGGAGGTATTGCCTTATCATGGCTGTGGTCCCTCACATGGAACTTACCCCCCCTGTTCGGCTGGGGCAGGTATGAGCTGGAGGGTGTTGGGACGTCCTGCGCGCCGGACTGGCACGGACGAGACCCTCATAACGTCTCCTACATCCTGGCTTACTTTGCAGTGTGCTTTGCTGTTCCCTTTGCCGTTATCTTGGCATCTTACACGAAGCTGATGTGGACATTACACCAG GTATCAAAGATGGCCTGTTTGGAAGGTGGTGCAGTAGCTAAAGGAGAGATGAAGGTGGCGTCCATGGTGGTCCTGATGGTCATGACATTTCTGATCAGTTGGTTGCCTTATGCTGGCTTGGCCATGCTGGTGGTCTATAACCCTGAGGTGGATATTCACCCACTGGTGGGCACAGTGCCAGTTTACCTGGCCAAGAGCAGCACTGTGTACAATCCTATCATCTACATCTACCTCAACAAACAG tTTCGTAAATTCGCAGTGCCCTTCCTGCTGTGTGGGAAAGAGTCCTCGCTGGAGGACGAGGTATCAGAGACGACTGTGGAGACGTCATCCAGCAGAGTGTCGCCCGCCTGA